From the genome of Symphalangus syndactylus isolate Jambi chromosome 7, NHGRI_mSymSyn1-v2.1_pri, whole genome shotgun sequence, one region includes:
- the LOC129486368 gene encoding amino acid transporter heavy chain SLC3A2-like, translated as MRFHCVAQADLELLGSNYPPTSASQNAGTTEMGSHYAAQAALVFLASNDPLTSASQSPGITEACCPYRHGRCHAAVSQHVTRVGRAANSCSHICHFPGGRAHASQNRKVSLNKADA; from the exons atgaggtttcactgtgttgcccaagctgatcttgaactcctaggctcaaattatcctcccacctcagcctcccaaaatgctggaactacag agatgggatctcactatgctgcccaggctgctcttgtattcctggcctcaaatgatcctctcacctcggcttcccaaagccctgggattacagag GCCTGTTGTCCCTATCGTCATGGCCGCTGCCATGCCGCTGTCTCCCAACACGTGACCAGAGTGGGCCGGGCCGCCAATTCGTGCAGCCATATTTGCCACTTTCCTGGAGGCAGAGCGCATGCGTCGCAGAACCGGAAAGTTTCCCTGAACAA GGCTGATGCCTAA
- the LOC129486366 gene encoding LOW QUALITY PROTEIN: U4/U6 small nuclear ribonucleoprotein Prp3 (The sequence of the model RefSeq protein was modified relative to this genomic sequence to represent the inferred CDS: inserted 5 bases in 5 codons; deleted 1 base in 1 codon; substituted 5 bases at 5 genomic stop codons) — MLTKLHIKQMMDAAKXQIEERKKQLRFISPPTPQPKTPSSSQPEQLPIGHTIQPSQAATFMNDAIEKARKAAELXARLQARLALKPGLISNVNMVGPANLHDMGIAPRKGELKDQIKPTPLILDEQGCIVDATEKEIELTHCMSTPANIRAVPSSEGTIQATAKKKPSEDMESNTFFDPXVSTVASQRQKRTFKFHDKGKFEKIAQRLRTKAQLEKLQAEISQAAQKTQPYXLTRLALIAPRKELKEGDIPEIEWWDSYIIPNGFNLTEENPKREDYFGITNLVEHPAQLNPPVDNDTPVTLGVYLTXKEQKKLQKQTRREAQKELLEKVRLGLMPPPEPKXRISNLMXVLGTEAVQDPTKVEAHVRAQMAKRQKVHEEANSAXKLTAEQRKVKKVXKLXDISQGIHISVYRVRNLSTPAKKFKIEANAGQRYLTGVVVLHKSVNVVVVEGGPKTQKKFKHLMLHRIKWDEQTSNTKGDDHEESDEEAVKKTNKCVLFWEGTAKDRSFGEMKFKQCPTENIAHEHFRKHGAEHYWDLALSESV; from the exons ATGCTGACTAAGCTCCACATCAAACAGATGATGGACGCGGCAAAATGACAAATCgaggaaaggaaaaaacagcTGCGCTTCATTAGCCCCCCTACACCTCAGCCAAAGACTCCTTCTTCCTCCCAACCAGAGCAACTTCCAATTGGCCACACTATTCAGCCCTCCCAGGCTGCCACTTTCATGAATGATGCCATTGAGAAAGCAAGGAAAGCAGCTGAACTATAAGCTCGACTCCAAGCCCGGCTGGCACTGAAGCCAGGACTCATCAGCAATGTCAACATGGTGGGCCCGGCTAATCTTCAC GACATGGGCATTGCTCCCCGAAAGGGGGAGTTAAAAGACCAAATTAAACCTACACCACTGATCCTAGATGAGCAAGGGTGCATTGTAGATGCAACAGAAAAGGAGATTGAGCTGACACACTGCATGTCTACTCCTGCCAATATTCGTGCTGTTCCCTCTTCAGAGGGAACCATTCAAGCAACAGCTAAAAAAAAGCCATCAGAAGACATGGAGTCCAATACCTTTTTTGACC GAGTCTCCACTGTCGCTTCCCAGCGCCAGAAACGCACGTTTAAATTCCATGACAAGGGCAAATTTGAGAAGATTGCTCAGCGATTAAGGACAAAGGCTCAACTGGAGAAGCTTCAGGCAGAGATTTCACAAGCAGCTCAAAAAACACAGCCAT TTTTGACTAGGCTTGCCCTCATTGCTCCTAGGAAGGAGCTAAAGGAAGGAGATATTCCTGAAATTGAGTGGTGGGACTCTTACATAATCCCCAATGGCTTTAACCTTACAGAGGAAAATCCCAAGAGAGAAGATTATTTTGGAATCACAAATCTTGTTGAACATCCAGCCCAGCTCAATCCTCCAGTCGACAATGACACACCAGTTACTCTGGGAGTGTATCTTA AGAAGGAACAGAAAAAACTTCAGAAACAGACAAGGAGGGAAGCACAGAAGGAACTACTAGAAAAAGTCAGGCTGGGCCTGATGCCTCCTCCAGAACCAA TGAGAATTTCTAATTTGATGTGAGTATTAGGAACAGAAGCTGTTCAAGACCCCACGAAGGTAGAAGCCCATGTCAGAGCTCAGATGGCAAAAAGACAGAAAGTGCATGAAGAGGCCAACTCTGCCTGAAAACTCACAGCAGAACAGAGAAAGGTCAAGAAAGTTTAAAAGC AAGACATTTCACAGGGGATACACATATCTGTATATAGAGTTAGAAATTTGA GCACCCCAGCTAAGAAGTTCAAGATTGAGGCCAATGCTGGGCAACGGTACCTGACAGGGGTGGTGGTACTGCATAAGAGTGTCAACGTGGTAGTAGTGGAAGGGGGCCCCAAGACCCAGAAGAAATTTAAGCATCTTATGCTGCATCGGATAAAGTGGGATGAACAGACATCTAACACAAAGGGAGATGATCATGAGGAATCTGATGAGGAAGCTGTGAAGAAAACCAACAAATGTGTACTATTCTGGGAGGGTACAGCCAAAGACCGGAGCTTTGGAGAGATGAAGTTTAAACAGTGTCCTACAGAGAACATAGCTCATGAGCATTTCAGAAAGCATGGGGCTGAACATTACTGGGACCTTGCACTGAGTGAATCTGTGTAG